The Pseudomonas sp. IAC-BECa141 genome contains the following window.
CGCGCCCTGCTCTCCGATGCCATCGCCCAACGCATCGAGCAGGCGATTGCCGAACTCGGCTACCGTCCCAATCAAATGGCCCGTGGTTTGAAGCGCGGCCGCACCCGCCTGATCGGCATGCTGGTGGCCGATATCCGCAACCCTTATTCGATTGCCGTGATGCACGGGGTGGAAACTGCCTGCCGCCGACACGGTTACAGCCTGGTGGTGTGCAACACCGATCGCGATGACGAGCAGGAACGCCAGCACCTGGCGCTGCTGCGCTCGTACAACATCGAAGGGTTGATCGTGAACACCCTGGGCCATCACCGGGATGAACTGGATGAGCTGAAGCGGGAAATGCCTCTGGTGCTAGTGGATCGCAAGGTCGACGGGCTCGACAGCGACATGGTCGGGTTGAACAATCCGCAAGCCATCGAAATGGCGCTGGAACATCTTCAGCAGCGCGGCTACCGCGACGTGCTGCTGGTGACTGAGCCCTATGACGGCACCAGTTCACGGATCGAGCGGGTCAGCAGTTTTCAGCAGCAGATTGGCCAGCGCGAAGACATGCGTGGCGCGGTGGTGGAAACCGGCCCAAGCCTTGCGAGCGATCTTCAAACCTTTTTGAACACACCTGATTCGGGCCCGAAAGCCCTGTTCTGCGCCAATGGCGTGGCGGCGCTGGCGTGCACACTGGCCTTGCGCGGGGTTGGCTGCCGGTTGTTCGAGGATGTCGGGTTGATCGCGCTGGATGATCTGGATTGGTATCCGTTGGTGGGCAGCGGGATTACCGCACTCGCCCAGCCTACAGAGGACATTGGTGCGCGGGCGTTTGAGTGTTTGCTCAAGCGGTTGCGTGGGGATATCGAGGCGGCGCGGACACTGGATTTTGCGCCGGTGCTCATTGAGCGCGGTTCCACCCAATGGAAATCGGCTGACTGATCAGGCCCTGTCGCTGGCAAGCCAGCTCCCACAGGTGTTCGGGTGAACTTGAGAACTGTGAATGACGCGATATCTGTGGGAGCGGCGGTGCGACGACTCGACTTGCCCGCGAAGGGGCCCGAAAGAGCACTGCACAACTTGATGTTTTTTTTGAACAAAAATGAAACCGGTTTCAGAGGTAGATAACAATGAATAAACCTGCCGTTTCCATCAGTTTGTCCAGCTACGGCGCCGACCTTGTTCGCCAGCGTGGCCAGGCTTCATTCATCGAAGTGCTGGCCAGCGCCGGCGCCAATCGCATCGAATGGCGCGAAGAACTGCTGACCAATGAAGTCCCTGGACAACTCGCCGCCGCCACGCAAGCTCAAAGCCTGCAAAGCATCTATTCCTCGCCCACCGAACTGTGGCTCGCCGGTCAGTCGCGGCCCAATCCCGAACTCATCACCGCGTTGCACAATGCCGAAGCATTCGGTTCGAAGTGGCTGAAAGTTTCCCTTGGCTTTTTCACCGACAACAACGATCTGCAGACCCTCGCGCAAATCCTCTCGC
Protein-coding sequences here:
- a CDS encoding LacI family DNA-binding transcriptional regulator; protein product: MNDFSAAQRSRVTMLDVAEHAGVSKASVSRFIGDDRALLSDAIAQRIEQAIAELGYRPNQMARGLKRGRTRLIGMLVADIRNPYSIAVMHGVETACRRHGYSLVVCNTDRDDEQERQHLALLRSYNIEGLIVNTLGHHRDELDELKREMPLVLVDRKVDGLDSDMVGLNNPQAIEMALEHLQQRGYRDVLLVTEPYDGTSSRIERVSSFQQQIGQREDMRGAVVETGPSLASDLQTFLNTPDSGPKALFCANGVAALACTLALRGVGCRLFEDVGLIALDDLDWYPLVGSGITALAQPTEDIGARAFECLLKRLRGDIEAARTLDFAPVLIERGSTQWKSAD